In Hoplias malabaricus isolate fHopMal1 chromosome 6, fHopMal1.hap1, whole genome shotgun sequence, a single window of DNA contains:
- the mgrn1b gene encoding E3 ubiquitin-protein ligase MGRN1b isoform X1, whose protein sequence is MGSVLGRRIAGVEDIDIQANSAYRFPPKSGNYFASHFFMGGEKFDTPHPEGYLFGENMDLNFLGNRPVQFPYVTPAPHEPVKTLRSLVNIRKDSLRLVRYKDDSDTPADEGAKPKVLYGVEFTFDSDARVAITIYCQAFEEFSNGMAVYNPKSPAMVSETVHYKRGVSQQFSLPSFKIDFSEWKEEDLNFDLDRGIFPMVIQAVVDEGDDCLGHAHVLLAAFERHVDGSFSVKPLKQKQIVDRVSYLLQEIYGIENKNNQETKPSDDENSDNSNECVVCLSDLRDTLILPCRHLCLCNSCADTLRYQANNCPICRLPFRALLQIRAVRKKPGALSPVSFSPVLAQSMDHDEHSSSDSVPPGFEPISLLEALNGLTAVSPVVPSAPLYDEINFSGSLSGDSRQLSSPEHSGDSGLQKGKVSKSPDSTLRSPSSPIQEEDEEKLSEMSDAQAHTLLSSSPAPTEGTAGEDVADSLSPEDEDRLNSEGEMVPDCSSEHSSLTKTESDPPGLSGSMESLITQSTSCSSQPLLYPTSSLHMEDE, encoded by the exons ATGGGTTCGGTGCTTGGACGAAGGATCGCTGGAGTGGAGGATATTGATATTCAGGCAAATTCTGCTTACAGATTTCCACCAAAATCTG GGAATTATTTTGCTAGTCACTTCTTCATGGGGGGGGAGAAGTTTGACACTCCTCATCCTGAAGGTTACTTGTTTGGGGAGAACATGGATCTCAACTTTCTAGGCAACCGTCCAGTGCAG TTTCCATATGTCACTCCAGCACCCCATGAGCCAGTGAAGACTCTCAGAAGTCTGGTCAACATCAGGAAGGACTCACTAAGGCTTGTCAG GTACAAAGATGACAGCGACACACCTGCTGATGAAGGGGCAAAACCTAAAGTTTTATATGGAGTGGAGTTCACATTTGATTCAGATGCTCGAGTTGCCATCACCATCTACTGCCAGGCATTTGAGGAATTCTCCAATGGAATGGCAGT TTATAATCCCAAGAGTCCTGCAATGGTGTCTGAAACCGTGCACTACAAGCGAGGGGTGAGCCAGCAGTTCTCCTTACCCTCCTTCAAGATTGATTTTTCGGAATGGAAGGAGGAAGAT CTGAACTTTGACTTGGACAGAGGCATTTTCCCTATGGTCATCCAGGCTGTGGTGGATGAAGGGGATG ACTGCTTGGGACATGCACATGTGCTGCTGGCCGCCTTTGAGAGA CATGTTGATGGCAGTTTCTCAGTGAAGCCTTTGAAGCAGAAACAAATA GTGGACCGGGTTAGTTACCTACTGCAGGAGATCTACGgcattgaaaataaaaacaaccaaGAGACTAAG CCGTCTGATGATGAGAACAGTGACAACAGTAATGAGTGTGTGGTTTGTCTGTCGGACTTGAGAGACACACTCATCCTACCTTGCAGACATCTGTGCTTGTGTAACTCATGTGCAGATACACTACGCTACCAGGCCAATAACTGCCCCATCTGCAGACTAC CTTTTCGAGCCCTGCTGCAGATTAGAGCTGTGAGGAAGAAGCCTGGTGCACTCTCGCCTGTTTCTTTCAGTCCGGTTCTGGCTCAGAGTATGGACCATGACGAGCATTCG AGTTCTGATTCGGTTCCTCCTGGCTTTGAGCCCATCTCTTTGTTGGAAGCTCTGAACGGGCTCACTGCTGTGTCTCCTGTGGTCCCCTCAGCCCCTCTGTATGACGAAATCAATTTTTCGGGCAGCCTGAGTGGAGATAGCCGGCAACTCAGCTCTCCAGAGCACTCTGGAGACAGTGGCTTACAGAAGGGCAAAGTCAGCAAGTCGCCTGACAG CACCCTGCGATCACCCTCATCACCTATTCAGGAAGAGGATGAGGAAAAGCTGTCAGAGATGTCTGATGCACAGGCACATACCCTGTTATCTAGCAGCCCTGCTCCCACCGAG GGCACTGCTGGAGAGGATGTTGCTGACTCTCTGTCTCCTGAAGATG AGGACAGGCTGAATTCTGAGGGTGAGATGGTGCCTGACTGTAGCAGTGAGCACAGCAGCCTAACCAAAACTGAGAGTGACCCACCTG GTTTATCAGGGTCAATGGAGAGCCTGATCACTCAAAGCACAAGCTGCTCGAGCCAGCCTCTCCTGTATCCGACAAGCAGTTTGCACATGGAAGATGAATAA
- the cdip1 gene encoding cell death-inducing p53-target protein 1 isoform X2 has translation MSSDPPPPYPGGPSAPLIEEKNGQPPVSGSAPVTTGPPVSQPMYGPPPYEATMQPYFVPPHVPGEAQMPVPMPMPHPHGGYYPPAGHFPPPMPGQFGPGPSHYSPAPGHTATVIAPPGAATTVTVLQGEMFQSAPVQTVCPHCQQAIITRISHDVGLLNTLFCLFCFFVGCDLGCCLIPCLIDDLKDVTHTCPNCKGYIYTYKRIC, from the exons ATGTCCAGCGACCCCCCTCCTCCCTACCCAGGGGGCCCCAGTGCCCCTCTCATTGAGGAGAAGAATGGACAACCTCCAGTCTCTG GCTCAGCTCCAGTAACGACTGGACCTCCAGTGAGTCAGCCAATGTATGGTCCTCCACCTTATGAGGCCACAATGCAGCCATACTTTGTTCCCCCACATGTTCCTGGTGAGGCCCAAATGCCTGTGCCCATGCCAATGCCACATCCACATG GTGGTTACTACCCTCCTGCTGGTCACTTTCCTCCACCTATGCCGGGTCAGTTTGGTCCAGGACCCAGTCACTACAGCCCAGCTCCGGGTCACACAGCAACAGTTATTGCCCCGCCGGGGGCTGCCACCACAGTCACAGTGCTGCAGGGTGAGATGTTTCAGTCAGCGCCAGTTCAGACTGTGTGTCCACACTGTCAGCAGGCCATTATCACTCGCATCAGCCATGACGTGGGCCTCCTGAACACACTCTTCTGTCTCTTTTGCTTCTTTGTGGG CTGTGATCTGGGCTGCTGCTTGATTCCTTGCTTGATTGATGACCTCAAGGATGTGACACACACCTGCCCCAACTGCAAGGGCTACATCTACAC
- the cdip1 gene encoding cell death-inducing p53-target protein 1 isoform X1 produces the protein MSSDPPPPYPGGPSAPLIEEKNGQPPVSAGSAPVTTGPPVSQPMYGPPPYEATMQPYFVPPHVPGEAQMPVPMPMPHPHGGYYPPAGHFPPPMPGQFGPGPSHYSPAPGHTATVIAPPGAATTVTVLQGEMFQSAPVQTVCPHCQQAIITRISHDVGLLNTLFCLFCFFVGCDLGCCLIPCLIDDLKDVTHTCPNCKGYIYTYKRIC, from the exons ATGTCCAGCGACCCCCCTCCTCCCTACCCAGGGGGCCCCAGTGCCCCTCTCATTGAGGAGAAGAATGGACAACCTCCAGTCTCTG CAGGCTCAGCTCCAGTAACGACTGGACCTCCAGTGAGTCAGCCAATGTATGGTCCTCCACCTTATGAGGCCACAATGCAGCCATACTTTGTTCCCCCACATGTTCCTGGTGAGGCCCAAATGCCTGTGCCCATGCCAATGCCACATCCACATG GTGGTTACTACCCTCCTGCTGGTCACTTTCCTCCACCTATGCCGGGTCAGTTTGGTCCAGGACCCAGTCACTACAGCCCAGCTCCGGGTCACACAGCAACAGTTATTGCCCCGCCGGGGGCTGCCACCACAGTCACAGTGCTGCAGGGTGAGATGTTTCAGTCAGCGCCAGTTCAGACTGTGTGTCCACACTGTCAGCAGGCCATTATCACTCGCATCAGCCATGACGTGGGCCTCCTGAACACACTCTTCTGTCTCTTTTGCTTCTTTGTGGG CTGTGATCTGGGCTGCTGCTTGATTCCTTGCTTGATTGATGACCTCAAGGATGTGACACACACCTGCCCCAACTGCAAGGGCTACATCTACAC
- the ubald1b gene encoding UBA-like domain-containing protein 1b: protein MEELKHQVMISQFVLIAGCASDQAQQLLQAAHWQFETALSAFFQEANIPYSHQMMCTPANTPATPPNFPDALAMFSRLRASESFGSSPIASMATSPPPYVNWTVSPSATTGQQSMWTAAQLPSQAVTPNWPAAVTQQASSEQPGLAMEAER, encoded by the exons atGGAGGAACTAAAACACCAGGTGATGATCAGCCAGTTCGTCCTGATCGCGGGTTGTGCTTCGGACCAGGCTCAACAACTTCTACAAGCGGCTCACTGGCAGTTCGAG ACTGCCCTGAGTGCATTCTTTCAGGAAGCTAACATTCCCTACAGTCATCAGATG ATGTGTACACCTGCTAACACCCCAGCAACACCCCCCAACTTTCCAGATGCACTGGCCATGTTCTCACGTCTGCGAGCCTCTGAAAGTTTTGGCAGCAGCCCTATAGCCTCTATGGCAACCTCCCCGCCTCCTTACGTCAATTGGACTGTTAGCCCCTCAGCCACCACAGGGCAGCAGAGCATGTGGACTGCCGCTCAGCTCCCTTCACAGGCTGTCACACCAAACTGGCCAGCAGCCGTAACCCAGCAGGCCTCCTCTGAGCAGCCTGGCCTGGCCATGGAGGCAGAGAGATGA
- the mgrn1b gene encoding E3 ubiquitin-protein ligase MGRN1b isoform X2, with amino-acid sequence MGSVLGRRIAGVEDIDIQANSAYRFPPKSGNYFASHFFMGGEKFDTPHPEGYLFGENMDLNFLGNRPVQFPYVTPAPHEPVKTLRSLVNIRKDSLRLVRYKDDSDTPADEGAKPKVLYGVEFTFDSDARVAITIYCQAFEEFSNGMAVYNPKSPAMVSETVHYKRGVSQQFSLPSFKIDFSEWKEEDLNFDLDRGIFPMVIQAVVDEGDDCLGHAHVLLAAFERHVDGSFSVKPLKQKQIVDRVSYLLQEIYGIENKNNQETKPSDDENSDNSNECVVCLSDLRDTLILPCRHLCLCNSCADTLRYQANNCPICRLPFRALLQIRAVRKKPGALSPVSFSPVLAQSMDHDEHSSSDSVPPGFEPISLLEALNGLTAVSPVVPSAPLYDEINFSGSLSGDSRQLSSPEHSGDSGLQKGKVSKSPDSTLRSPSSPIQEEDEEKLSEMSDAQAHTLLSSSPAPTEGTAGEDVADSLSPEDEDRLNSEGEMVPDCSSEHSSLTKTESDPPALGPDSCSIGMEE; translated from the exons ATGGGTTCGGTGCTTGGACGAAGGATCGCTGGAGTGGAGGATATTGATATTCAGGCAAATTCTGCTTACAGATTTCCACCAAAATCTG GGAATTATTTTGCTAGTCACTTCTTCATGGGGGGGGAGAAGTTTGACACTCCTCATCCTGAAGGTTACTTGTTTGGGGAGAACATGGATCTCAACTTTCTAGGCAACCGTCCAGTGCAG TTTCCATATGTCACTCCAGCACCCCATGAGCCAGTGAAGACTCTCAGAAGTCTGGTCAACATCAGGAAGGACTCACTAAGGCTTGTCAG GTACAAAGATGACAGCGACACACCTGCTGATGAAGGGGCAAAACCTAAAGTTTTATATGGAGTGGAGTTCACATTTGATTCAGATGCTCGAGTTGCCATCACCATCTACTGCCAGGCATTTGAGGAATTCTCCAATGGAATGGCAGT TTATAATCCCAAGAGTCCTGCAATGGTGTCTGAAACCGTGCACTACAAGCGAGGGGTGAGCCAGCAGTTCTCCTTACCCTCCTTCAAGATTGATTTTTCGGAATGGAAGGAGGAAGAT CTGAACTTTGACTTGGACAGAGGCATTTTCCCTATGGTCATCCAGGCTGTGGTGGATGAAGGGGATG ACTGCTTGGGACATGCACATGTGCTGCTGGCCGCCTTTGAGAGA CATGTTGATGGCAGTTTCTCAGTGAAGCCTTTGAAGCAGAAACAAATA GTGGACCGGGTTAGTTACCTACTGCAGGAGATCTACGgcattgaaaataaaaacaaccaaGAGACTAAG CCGTCTGATGATGAGAACAGTGACAACAGTAATGAGTGTGTGGTTTGTCTGTCGGACTTGAGAGACACACTCATCCTACCTTGCAGACATCTGTGCTTGTGTAACTCATGTGCAGATACACTACGCTACCAGGCCAATAACTGCCCCATCTGCAGACTAC CTTTTCGAGCCCTGCTGCAGATTAGAGCTGTGAGGAAGAAGCCTGGTGCACTCTCGCCTGTTTCTTTCAGTCCGGTTCTGGCTCAGAGTATGGACCATGACGAGCATTCG AGTTCTGATTCGGTTCCTCCTGGCTTTGAGCCCATCTCTTTGTTGGAAGCTCTGAACGGGCTCACTGCTGTGTCTCCTGTGGTCCCCTCAGCCCCTCTGTATGACGAAATCAATTTTTCGGGCAGCCTGAGTGGAGATAGCCGGCAACTCAGCTCTCCAGAGCACTCTGGAGACAGTGGCTTACAGAAGGGCAAAGTCAGCAAGTCGCCTGACAG CACCCTGCGATCACCCTCATCACCTATTCAGGAAGAGGATGAGGAAAAGCTGTCAGAGATGTCTGATGCACAGGCACATACCCTGTTATCTAGCAGCCCTGCTCCCACCGAG GGCACTGCTGGAGAGGATGTTGCTGACTCTCTGTCTCCTGAAGATG AGGACAGGCTGAATTCTGAGGGTGAGATGGTGCCTGACTGTAGCAGTGAGCACAGCAGCCTAACCAAAACTGAGAGTGACCCACCTG CTCTAGGTCCTGATTCCTGTTCTATCGGTATGGAAGAGTAA